One Drosophila willistoni isolate 14030-0811.24 chromosome 2R unlocalized genomic scaffold, UCI_dwil_1.1 Seg167, whole genome shotgun sequence DNA segment encodes these proteins:
- the LOC6641948 gene encoding zinc finger protein 271 isoform X1, giving the protein MQHVSAASSVPSVIAPVVTTGGTTITLGGGPPPPSSSLAKSEIKEDGKPPHGMELYKVNIEDISQLFTYHEVFGKIHGDVVNHQLVAAAHGGQLPPPPPLPPQTHASSAAAAAAAAAATTNNAAVAAVMASANAAAAAAAAASAAGGVPTTSSVGGGGIPGVVTTTTSSSTGSSGGASGAAGAGTTSSTTGELLMPKMEGGLHGNVDAGGNGQTQVALAPDGTPIATGTHVCDICGKMFQFRYQLIVHRRYHSERKPFMCQVCGQGFTTSQDLTRHGKIHIGGPMFTCIVCFNVFANNTSLERHMKRHSTDKPFACTICQKTFARKEHLDNHFRSHTGETPFRCQYCAKTFTRKEHMVNHVRKHTGETPHRCDICKKSFTRKEHYVNHYMWHTGQTPHQCDVCGKKYTRKEHLANHMRSHTNETPFRCEICGKSFSRKEHFTNHILWHTAGETPHRCDFCSKTFTRKEHLLNHVRQHTGESPHRCTYCSKTFTRKEHLTNHIHQHTGETPHRCDFCSKTFTRKEHLLNHVRQHTGESPHRCSYCMKTFTRKEHLVNHIRQHTGETPFKCTYCTKAFTRKDHMVNHVRQHTGESPHKCTYCTKTFTRKEHLTNHVRQHTGDSPHRCSYCKKTFTRKEHLTNHVRLHTGDSPHKCEYCQKTFTRKEHLNNHMRQHSSDNPHCCNVCNKPFTRKEHLINHMSRCHTGDRPFTCETCGKSFPLKGNLLFHQRSHTKGQEMERPFSCEKCPKNFICKGHLVSHMRSHSGEKPHACTLCSKAFVERGNLKRHMKMNHPDAMMPPPPVHPHPQIPAGVLTQVKQEVKPIIIPHHSATTMHTIQQITSGGAAGAGGAQLTPGLVPLVTSTLISHNAAAAAQQQSQSQKQQAAAAAAVQQQAAAAAAAAAQQQHQAAAAHHQQQVAAHHQQQVAAHQQQQQQLQQQQQLLQLSIQQAAQHHQQEQHRQQQQHQQQQQQQQQQQQQQQQQQQQQHHHQQQQPHPQSQPPPQQQQPPPVPIALISDPSALARAAMQLQHLPANVEQHPVVY; this is encoded by the exons TCACAATTGTTTACATATCATGAAGTCTTTGGCAAAATACATGGAGATGTTGTCAATCATCAATTGGTGGCAGCGGCTCATGGTGGACAATTGCCACCGCCTCCACCGTTGCCGCCACAAACGCATGCCTCCAGTGCTGCGGCAGCcgcagcggcggcagcagccACAACAAATAATGCAGCCGTGGCCGCTGTAATGGCATCTGCgaatgcagcagcagcggcagcagctgcCGCATCAGCAGCTGGTGGAGTACCCACAACGAGTAGTGTGGGCGGTGGTGGAATACCGGGAGTAGTTACAACCACAACAAGCTCATCCACCGGAAGCAGTGGCGGCGCTAGTGGTGCCGCCGGCGCGGGTACCACATCGAGCACAACGGGTGAGTTGCTTATGCCTAAAATGGAGGGCGGCCTACATGGCAACGTGGACGCTGGTGGCAACGGTCAAACCCAGGTGGCCTTAGCCCCTGATGGCACCCCAATTGCTACGGGGACGCATGTCTGCGATATATGTGGCAAGATGTTCCAGTTTCGGTATCAGCTAATTGTCCATCGTCGCTATCATAGCGAACGGAAACCGTTTATGTGTCAGGTATGCGGTCAGGGTTTTACCACATCGCAGGATCTGACACGACATGGTAAAATCCATATTGGCGGACCGATGTTCACCTGCATCGTTTGCTTCAATGTCTTCGCTAATAACACCAGCCTGGAGCGGCATATGAAGCGTCATTCAACGGACAAACCATTCGCCTGCACCATTTGCCAAAAGACATTTGCCCGCAAAGAGCATCTGGACAATCATTTTCGTTCGCACACGGGCGAAACGCCCTTCCGTTGCCAGTACTGCGCAAAGACGTTTACGCGCAAGGAGCATATGGTTAACCATGTGCGCAAACACACGGGTGAGACGCCACATCGTTGCGATATTTGTAAGAAGTCCTTTACGCGCAAGGAACACTATGTTAACCACTACATGTGGCACACTG GTCAAACGCCGCATCAGTGTGATGTCTGTGGCAAGAAATATACACGCAAGGAGCATCTAGCTAATCATATgcgctcccatacaaacgagACACCGTTTCGCTGTGAAATTTGCGGCAAGAGCTTTAGCCGCAAGGAACACTTTACCAATCACATACTCTGGCATACAG CAGGCGAGACGCCGCACCGGTGCGATTTCTGCTCCAAGACGTTTACGCGCAAGGAGCATTTATTAAATCACGTGCGCCAGCATACGGGTGAATCACCGCATCGCTGCACCTACTGCAGTAAGACGTTCACACGCAAGGAGCATCTGACCAATCACATACACCAGCACACGG GCGAGACGCCGCATCGTTGCGATTTCTGCTCCAAGACGTTTACGCGCAAGGAACATCTGTTAAATCACGTGCGTCAGCACACGGGTGAATCGCCCCATCGCTGCTCCTACTGCATGAAGACCTTCACACGCAAGGAGCATCTGGTCAATCACATTCGTCAGCACACGGGTGAGACACCGTTCAAGTGCACGTACTGCACAAAAGCGTTCACGCGCAAAGATCACATGGTTAATCATGTACGGCAACATACAGGCGAATCGCCGCACAAGTGCACCTATTGCACCAAGACGTTCACACGCAAGGAGCATCTGACGAATCATGTGCGCCAGCATACTGGCGACTCACCGCATCGTTGCTCCTACTGCAAGAAGACATTCACACGCAAGGAGCATTTGACAAATCATGTGCGTTTGCATACGGGAGATTCGCCGCACAAGTGCGAATATTGCCAGAAGACATTCACAAGAAAGGAGCATCTCAATAATCATATGCGTCAACACTCTAGCGATAATCCGCATTGTTGCAATGTCTGCAATAAGCCATTTACTCGCAAGGAGCATCTGATCAATCATATGTCACGTTGCCATACAGGCGATCGTCCTTTCACATGCGAAACATGCGGCAAATCGTTTCCACTCAAGGGCAATCTATTGTTCCATCAGCGTAGCCATACCAAGGGCCAGGAAATGGAACGTCCGTTCTCATGCGAAAAGTGCCCCAAAAACTTTATATGCAAAG GTCACTTGGTCTCGCATATGCGATCCCATTCGGGCGAGAAACCGCATGCGTGCACACTGTGCAGCAAGGCGTTCGTTGAGCGCGGCAATTTGAAGCGCCACATGAAGATGAACCATCCGGATGCCATGATGCCGCCACCACCAGTGCATCCGCATCCGCAAATACCAGCCGGTGTGCTGACACAAGTCAAGCAGGAAGTGAAACCGATTATAA TTCCCCACCATTCGGCGACAACGATGCACACCATACAACAGATAACATCGGGAGGAGCAGCCGGTGCCGGTGGAGCCCAACTGACGCCGGGTCTGGTGCCGCTGGTGACATCAACTCTGATTTCTCATAATGCTGCAGCGGCGGCTCAACAGCAATCGCAATCACAGAAGCAGCAAGCAGCAGCCGCGGCTGCCGTCCAGCAACAagcagctgctgcagctgccgctgccgcacagcagcaacatcaggcAGCGGCTGCCCATCACCAGCAACAGGTGGCAGCCCATCATCAGCAACAAGTGGCTGcccatcagcagcaacaacagcaattgcagcagcaacaacagctaTTGCAACTATCCATTCAACAGGCAGCGCagcatcatcaacaggaacaacatcgtcagcagcaacagcatcagcagcaacaacagcagcagcagcagcaacaacaacagcagcaacagcagcagcagcaacaacaccatcatcagcaacaacagccacaTCCCCAGTCTCAGCCGCcgccgcaacaacaacaacctccACCAGTGCCGATTGCCTTGATCAGTGATCCCAGTGCTTTGGCACGTGCAGCtatgcaattgcaacatttgcCGGCCAATGTGGAACAACATCCGGTGGTTTACTAA
- the LOC6641948 gene encoding zinc finger protein 271 isoform X5, whose translation MQHVSAASSVPSVIAPVVTTGGTTITLGGGPPPPSSSLAKSEIKEDGKPPHGMELYKVNIEDISQLFTYHEVFGKIHGDVVNHQLVAAAHGGQLPPPPPLPPQTHASSAAAAAAAAAATTNNAAVAAVMASANAAAAAAAAASAAGGVPTTSSVGGGGIPGVVTTTTSSSTGSSGGASGAAGAGTTSSTTGELLMPKMEGGLHGNVDAGGNGQTQVALAPDGTPIATGTHVCDICGKMFQFRYQLIVHRRYHSERKPFMCQVCGQGFTTSQDLTRHGKIHIGGPMFTCIVCFNVFANNTSLERHMKRHSTDKPFACTICQKTFARKEHLDNHFRSHTGETPFRCQYCAKTFTRKEHMVNHVRKHTGETPHRCDICKKSFTRKEHYVNHYMWHTGQTPHQCDVCGKKYTRKEHLANHMRSHTNETPFRCEICGKSFSRKEHFTNHILWHTGETPHRCDFCSKTFTRKEHLLNHVRQHTGESPHRCSYCMKTFTRKEHLVNHIRQHTGETPFKCTYCTKAFTRKDHMVNHVRQHTGESPHKCTYCTKTFTRKEHLTNHVRQHTGDSPHRCSYCKKTFTRKEHLTNHVRLHTGDSPHKCEYCQKTFTRKEHLNNHMRQHSSDNPHCCNVCNKPFTRKEHLINHMSRCHTGDRPFTCETCGKSFPLKGNLLFHQRSHTKGQEMERPFSCEKCPKNFICKGHLVSHMRSHSGEKPHACTLCSKAFVERGNLKRHMKMNHPDAMMPPPPVHPHPQIPAGVLTQVKQEVKPIIIPHHSATTMHTIQQITSGGAAGAGGAQLTPGLVPLVTSTLISHNAAAAAQQQSQSQKQQAAAAAAVQQQAAAAAAAAAQQQHQAAAAHHQQQVAAHHQQQVAAHQQQQQQLQQQQQLLQLSIQQAAQHHQQEQHRQQQQHQQQQQQQQQQQQQQQQQQQQQHHHQQQQPHPQSQPPPQQQQPPPVPIALISDPSALARAAMQLQHLPANVEQHPVVY comes from the exons TCACAATTGTTTACATATCATGAAGTCTTTGGCAAAATACATGGAGATGTTGTCAATCATCAATTGGTGGCAGCGGCTCATGGTGGACAATTGCCACCGCCTCCACCGTTGCCGCCACAAACGCATGCCTCCAGTGCTGCGGCAGCcgcagcggcggcagcagccACAACAAATAATGCAGCCGTGGCCGCTGTAATGGCATCTGCgaatgcagcagcagcggcagcagctgcCGCATCAGCAGCTGGTGGAGTACCCACAACGAGTAGTGTGGGCGGTGGTGGAATACCGGGAGTAGTTACAACCACAACAAGCTCATCCACCGGAAGCAGTGGCGGCGCTAGTGGTGCCGCCGGCGCGGGTACCACATCGAGCACAACGGGTGAGTTGCTTATGCCTAAAATGGAGGGCGGCCTACATGGCAACGTGGACGCTGGTGGCAACGGTCAAACCCAGGTGGCCTTAGCCCCTGATGGCACCCCAATTGCTACGGGGACGCATGTCTGCGATATATGTGGCAAGATGTTCCAGTTTCGGTATCAGCTAATTGTCCATCGTCGCTATCATAGCGAACGGAAACCGTTTATGTGTCAGGTATGCGGTCAGGGTTTTACCACATCGCAGGATCTGACACGACATGGTAAAATCCATATTGGCGGACCGATGTTCACCTGCATCGTTTGCTTCAATGTCTTCGCTAATAACACCAGCCTGGAGCGGCATATGAAGCGTCATTCAACGGACAAACCATTCGCCTGCACCATTTGCCAAAAGACATTTGCCCGCAAAGAGCATCTGGACAATCATTTTCGTTCGCACACGGGCGAAACGCCCTTCCGTTGCCAGTACTGCGCAAAGACGTTTACGCGCAAGGAGCATATGGTTAACCATGTGCGCAAACACACGGGTGAGACGCCACATCGTTGCGATATTTGTAAGAAGTCCTTTACGCGCAAGGAACACTATGTTAACCACTACATGTGGCACACTG GTCAAACGCCGCATCAGTGTGATGTCTGTGGCAAGAAATATACACGCAAGGAGCATCTAGCTAATCATATgcgctcccatacaaacgagACACCGTTTCGCTGTGAAATTTGCGGCAAGAGCTTTAGCCGCAAGGAACACTTTACCAATCACATACTCTGGCATACAG GCGAGACGCCGCATCGTTGCGATTTCTGCTCCAAGACGTTTACGCGCAAGGAACATCTGTTAAATCACGTGCGTCAGCACACGGGTGAATCGCCCCATCGCTGCTCCTACTGCATGAAGACCTTCACACGCAAGGAGCATCTGGTCAATCACATTCGTCAGCACACGGGTGAGACACCGTTCAAGTGCACGTACTGCACAAAAGCGTTCACGCGCAAAGATCACATGGTTAATCATGTACGGCAACATACAGGCGAATCGCCGCACAAGTGCACCTATTGCACCAAGACGTTCACACGCAAGGAGCATCTGACGAATCATGTGCGCCAGCATACTGGCGACTCACCGCATCGTTGCTCCTACTGCAAGAAGACATTCACACGCAAGGAGCATTTGACAAATCATGTGCGTTTGCATACGGGAGATTCGCCGCACAAGTGCGAATATTGCCAGAAGACATTCACAAGAAAGGAGCATCTCAATAATCATATGCGTCAACACTCTAGCGATAATCCGCATTGTTGCAATGTCTGCAATAAGCCATTTACTCGCAAGGAGCATCTGATCAATCATATGTCACGTTGCCATACAGGCGATCGTCCTTTCACATGCGAAACATGCGGCAAATCGTTTCCACTCAAGGGCAATCTATTGTTCCATCAGCGTAGCCATACCAAGGGCCAGGAAATGGAACGTCCGTTCTCATGCGAAAAGTGCCCCAAAAACTTTATATGCAAAG GTCACTTGGTCTCGCATATGCGATCCCATTCGGGCGAGAAACCGCATGCGTGCACACTGTGCAGCAAGGCGTTCGTTGAGCGCGGCAATTTGAAGCGCCACATGAAGATGAACCATCCGGATGCCATGATGCCGCCACCACCAGTGCATCCGCATCCGCAAATACCAGCCGGTGTGCTGACACAAGTCAAGCAGGAAGTGAAACCGATTATAA TTCCCCACCATTCGGCGACAACGATGCACACCATACAACAGATAACATCGGGAGGAGCAGCCGGTGCCGGTGGAGCCCAACTGACGCCGGGTCTGGTGCCGCTGGTGACATCAACTCTGATTTCTCATAATGCTGCAGCGGCGGCTCAACAGCAATCGCAATCACAGAAGCAGCAAGCAGCAGCCGCGGCTGCCGTCCAGCAACAagcagctgctgcagctgccgctgccgcacagcagcaacatcaggcAGCGGCTGCCCATCACCAGCAACAGGTGGCAGCCCATCATCAGCAACAAGTGGCTGcccatcagcagcaacaacagcaattgcagcagcaacaacagctaTTGCAACTATCCATTCAACAGGCAGCGCagcatcatcaacaggaacaacatcgtcagcagcaacagcatcagcagcaacaacagcagcagcagcagcaacaacaacagcagcaacagcagcagcagcaacaacaccatcatcagcaacaacagccacaTCCCCAGTCTCAGCCGCcgccgcaacaacaacaacctccACCAGTGCCGATTGCCTTGATCAGTGATCCCAGTGCTTTGGCACGTGCAGCtatgcaattgcaacatttgcCGGCCAATGTGGAACAACATCCGGTGGTTTACTAA
- the LOC6641948 gene encoding zinc finger protein 271 isoform X3, with protein sequence MQHVSAASSVPSVIAPVVTTGGTTITLGGGPPPPSSSLAKSEIKEDGKPPHGMELYKVNIEDISQLFTYHEVFGKIHGDVVNHQLVAAAHGGQLPPPPPLPPQTHASSAAAAAAAAAATTNNAAVAAVMASANAAAAAAAAASAAGGVPTTSSVGGGGIPGVVTTTTSSSTGSSGGASGAAGAGTTSSTTGELLMPKMEGGLHGNVDAGGNGQTQVALAPDGTPIATGTHVCDICGKMFQFRYQLIVHRRYHSERKPFMCQVCGQGFTTSQDLTRHGKIHIGGPMFTCIVCFNVFANNTSLERHMKRHSTDKPFACTICQKTFARKEHLDNHFRSHTGETPFRCQYCAKTFTRKEHMVNHVRKHTGQTPHQCDVCGKKYTRKEHLANHMRSHTNETPFRCEICGKSFSRKEHFTNHILWHTAGETPHRCDFCSKTFTRKEHLLNHVRQHTGESPHRCTYCSKTFTRKEHLTNHIHQHTGETPHRCDFCSKTFTRKEHLLNHVRQHTGESPHRCSYCMKTFTRKEHLVNHIRQHTGETPFKCTYCTKAFTRKDHMVNHVRQHTGESPHKCTYCTKTFTRKEHLTNHVRQHTGDSPHRCSYCKKTFTRKEHLTNHVRLHTGDSPHKCEYCQKTFTRKEHLNNHMRQHSSDNPHCCNVCNKPFTRKEHLINHMSRCHTGDRPFTCETCGKSFPLKGNLLFHQRSHTKGQEMERPFSCEKCPKNFICKGHLVSHMRSHSGEKPHACTLCSKAFVERGNLKRHMKMNHPDAMMPPPPVHPHPQIPAGVLTQVKQEVKPIIIPHHSATTMHTIQQITSGGAAGAGGAQLTPGLVPLVTSTLISHNAAAAAQQQSQSQKQQAAAAAAVQQQAAAAAAAAAQQQHQAAAAHHQQQVAAHHQQQVAAHQQQQQQLQQQQQLLQLSIQQAAQHHQQEQHRQQQQHQQQQQQQQQQQQQQQQQQQQQHHHQQQQPHPQSQPPPQQQQPPPVPIALISDPSALARAAMQLQHLPANVEQHPVVY encoded by the exons TCACAATTGTTTACATATCATGAAGTCTTTGGCAAAATACATGGAGATGTTGTCAATCATCAATTGGTGGCAGCGGCTCATGGTGGACAATTGCCACCGCCTCCACCGTTGCCGCCACAAACGCATGCCTCCAGTGCTGCGGCAGCcgcagcggcggcagcagccACAACAAATAATGCAGCCGTGGCCGCTGTAATGGCATCTGCgaatgcagcagcagcggcagcagctgcCGCATCAGCAGCTGGTGGAGTACCCACAACGAGTAGTGTGGGCGGTGGTGGAATACCGGGAGTAGTTACAACCACAACAAGCTCATCCACCGGAAGCAGTGGCGGCGCTAGTGGTGCCGCCGGCGCGGGTACCACATCGAGCACAACGGGTGAGTTGCTTATGCCTAAAATGGAGGGCGGCCTACATGGCAACGTGGACGCTGGTGGCAACGGTCAAACCCAGGTGGCCTTAGCCCCTGATGGCACCCCAATTGCTACGGGGACGCATGTCTGCGATATATGTGGCAAGATGTTCCAGTTTCGGTATCAGCTAATTGTCCATCGTCGCTATCATAGCGAACGGAAACCGTTTATGTGTCAGGTATGCGGTCAGGGTTTTACCACATCGCAGGATCTGACACGACATGGTAAAATCCATATTGGCGGACCGATGTTCACCTGCATCGTTTGCTTCAATGTCTTCGCTAATAACACCAGCCTGGAGCGGCATATGAAGCGTCATTCAACGGACAAACCATTCGCCTGCACCATTTGCCAAAAGACATTTGCCCGCAAAGAGCATCTGGACAATCATTTTCGTTCGCACACGGGCGAAACGCCCTTCCGTTGCCAGTACTGCGCAAAGACGTTTACGCGCAAGGAGCATATGGTTAACCATGTGCGCAAACACACGG GTCAAACGCCGCATCAGTGTGATGTCTGTGGCAAGAAATATACACGCAAGGAGCATCTAGCTAATCATATgcgctcccatacaaacgagACACCGTTTCGCTGTGAAATTTGCGGCAAGAGCTTTAGCCGCAAGGAACACTTTACCAATCACATACTCTGGCATACAG CAGGCGAGACGCCGCACCGGTGCGATTTCTGCTCCAAGACGTTTACGCGCAAGGAGCATTTATTAAATCACGTGCGCCAGCATACGGGTGAATCACCGCATCGCTGCACCTACTGCAGTAAGACGTTCACACGCAAGGAGCATCTGACCAATCACATACACCAGCACACGG GCGAGACGCCGCATCGTTGCGATTTCTGCTCCAAGACGTTTACGCGCAAGGAACATCTGTTAAATCACGTGCGTCAGCACACGGGTGAATCGCCCCATCGCTGCTCCTACTGCATGAAGACCTTCACACGCAAGGAGCATCTGGTCAATCACATTCGTCAGCACACGGGTGAGACACCGTTCAAGTGCACGTACTGCACAAAAGCGTTCACGCGCAAAGATCACATGGTTAATCATGTACGGCAACATACAGGCGAATCGCCGCACAAGTGCACCTATTGCACCAAGACGTTCACACGCAAGGAGCATCTGACGAATCATGTGCGCCAGCATACTGGCGACTCACCGCATCGTTGCTCCTACTGCAAGAAGACATTCACACGCAAGGAGCATTTGACAAATCATGTGCGTTTGCATACGGGAGATTCGCCGCACAAGTGCGAATATTGCCAGAAGACATTCACAAGAAAGGAGCATCTCAATAATCATATGCGTCAACACTCTAGCGATAATCCGCATTGTTGCAATGTCTGCAATAAGCCATTTACTCGCAAGGAGCATCTGATCAATCATATGTCACGTTGCCATACAGGCGATCGTCCTTTCACATGCGAAACATGCGGCAAATCGTTTCCACTCAAGGGCAATCTATTGTTCCATCAGCGTAGCCATACCAAGGGCCAGGAAATGGAACGTCCGTTCTCATGCGAAAAGTGCCCCAAAAACTTTATATGCAAAG GTCACTTGGTCTCGCATATGCGATCCCATTCGGGCGAGAAACCGCATGCGTGCACACTGTGCAGCAAGGCGTTCGTTGAGCGCGGCAATTTGAAGCGCCACATGAAGATGAACCATCCGGATGCCATGATGCCGCCACCACCAGTGCATCCGCATCCGCAAATACCAGCCGGTGTGCTGACACAAGTCAAGCAGGAAGTGAAACCGATTATAA TTCCCCACCATTCGGCGACAACGATGCACACCATACAACAGATAACATCGGGAGGAGCAGCCGGTGCCGGTGGAGCCCAACTGACGCCGGGTCTGGTGCCGCTGGTGACATCAACTCTGATTTCTCATAATGCTGCAGCGGCGGCTCAACAGCAATCGCAATCACAGAAGCAGCAAGCAGCAGCCGCGGCTGCCGTCCAGCAACAagcagctgctgcagctgccgctgccgcacagcagcaacatcaggcAGCGGCTGCCCATCACCAGCAACAGGTGGCAGCCCATCATCAGCAACAAGTGGCTGcccatcagcagcaacaacagcaattgcagcagcaacaacagctaTTGCAACTATCCATTCAACAGGCAGCGCagcatcatcaacaggaacaacatcgtcagcagcaacagcatcagcagcaacaacagcagcagcagcagcaacaacaacagcagcaacagcagcagcagcaacaacaccatcatcagcaacaacagccacaTCCCCAGTCTCAGCCGCcgccgcaacaacaacaacctccACCAGTGCCGATTGCCTTGATCAGTGATCCCAGTGCTTTGGCACGTGCAGCtatgcaattgcaacatttgcCGGCCAATGTGGAACAACATCCGGTGGTTTACTAA